A portion of the Streptomyces sp. YPW6 genome contains these proteins:
- the cofC gene encoding 2-phospho-L-lactate guanylyltransferase, with protein MTRTEGEIATNTDPAGTWSLVVPLKPLARAKSRLGRAAGEDARPLLALAFAQDTVAAALACPRVRDVVVVTDDAVAAAALSALGARIVPDAPGAGLNAALAHGARSARAVRPAAAVAALNADLPALRAGELARVLDFASAFPSAFLRDAAGIGTTFLAATSGAEFRPAFGGPSGSRHRASGAVEIPLSGVDSVRRDVDTGEDLRVALALGVGPHTARLAAVPAFARDR; from the coding sequence CTGACGCGTACGGAGGGGGAGATCGCCACGAACACCGATCCGGCCGGGACCTGGTCCCTGGTCGTTCCGCTGAAGCCGCTCGCCCGGGCCAAGAGCCGCCTGGGGCGGGCGGCGGGCGAGGATGCGCGCCCCCTGCTGGCCCTGGCCTTCGCCCAGGACACGGTGGCGGCGGCGCTGGCCTGTCCGCGGGTGCGGGATGTGGTGGTCGTCACGGACGACGCCGTGGCCGCGGCGGCGCTCTCGGCGCTCGGGGCGCGGATCGTGCCGGACGCTCCGGGGGCCGGGCTCAACGCCGCGCTCGCGCACGGTGCGCGCTCGGCGCGCGCCGTGCGGCCCGCCGCCGCGGTGGCCGCGCTCAACGCGGATCTGCCTGCGCTGCGGGCCGGCGAATTGGCGCGGGTGCTCGATTTTGCCTCCGCTTTTCCCAGCGCTTTTCTCCGGGACGCGGCGGGAATCGGTACGACATTTCTGGCCGCCACCAGCGGCGCGGAATTCCGTCCGGCTTTCGGTGGTCCGTCCGGGTCCCGGCACCGGGCGTCGGGGGCGGTGGAAATACCGCTGTCCGGTGTCGACTCGGTGCGCCGGGACGTGGATACGGGTGAGGACCTGCGGGTGGCCCTGGCCCTGGGGGTGGGACCGCACACGGCGCGGCTCGCGGCCGTGCCCGCCTTTGCCCGTGACCGATAG
- a CDS encoding HAD family hydrolase, whose product MPIRAVLWDIDDTIFDYAGADRTGMRQHLELAGLPETYASVDAALDAWKAITVRHWARVAAGETDFLGQRRDRVREFLSRVMTDAEADDWSAGHVTHYEAAWALFPDVLPTLDRLVPHYRHAILSNSSTGHQHRKLTTLGVRDRFEAMVCAVELGISKPEAGAFHAACEALALEPHEVAYVGDEPDIDASGAVAAGLTGIWLDRQGRGGRSDLVRITGLDQLPGLLAGDTRFGAPDTFG is encoded by the coding sequence ATGCCGATCCGCGCCGTGCTCTGGGACATCGACGACACGATCTTCGACTACGCGGGTGCCGACCGCACCGGCATGCGGCAGCATCTGGAGCTCGCGGGCCTTCCCGAGACGTACGCATCGGTCGACGCGGCCCTCGACGCCTGGAAGGCGATCACCGTCCGCCACTGGGCGCGCGTCGCCGCCGGTGAGACGGACTTCCTCGGGCAGCGCCGGGACCGGGTGCGGGAGTTCCTCTCGCGCGTCATGACGGACGCCGAGGCCGACGACTGGTCCGCCGGCCATGTGACCCACTACGAGGCCGCCTGGGCGCTCTTCCCGGACGTGCTGCCGACCCTGGACCGCCTGGTGCCGCACTACCGCCACGCGATCCTGTCCAACTCCAGCACCGGTCACCAGCACCGCAAGCTCACCACGCTCGGCGTCCGGGACCGGTTCGAGGCGATGGTCTGCGCCGTGGAGCTCGGCATCTCCAAGCCGGAGGCCGGCGCCTTCCACGCGGCCTGCGAGGCGCTCGCGCTGGAGCCGCACGAGGTCGCGTACGTGGGCGACGAGCCGGACATCGACGCGAGCGGAGCCGTCGCCGCCGGGCTCACCGGCATCTGGCTCGACCGGCAGGGCAGGGGTGGACGCTCCGATCTGGTGCGGATCACCGGCCTCGACCAGCTGCCGGGCCTGCTGGCAGGCGATACCCGTTTTGGAGCGCCGGACACCTTCGGGTAA
- a CDS encoding HU family DNA-binding protein, with the protein MNKAQLVEAIADKVGGRQQAADAVDAVLDAIVRAVVAGDRVSVTGFGSFEKVDRPARYARNPQTGERVRVKKTSVPRFRAGQGFKDLVSGSKKLPKNDVAVKKAPKGSLSGGSSAARTTVKAAAAKKSAAKKATAKKATAKKTTATAKKTTAAAKKTTAKKTTATAKKTSAAAKKATPAKKATATAKKTAPAKKATAKKAPAKKTTARKTTAKKATARKK; encoded by the coding sequence GTGAACAAGGCGCAGCTCGTAGAAGCGATTGCCGACAAGGTCGGAGGCCGTCAGCAGGCCGCGGACGCCGTCGACGCGGTGCTCGACGCGATCGTCCGTGCCGTGGTCGCCGGGGACCGTGTCTCGGTCACCGGCTTCGGCTCGTTCGAGAAGGTCGACCGCCCCGCGCGGTACGCCCGCAACCCGCAGACGGGTGAGCGGGTCCGGGTCAAGAAGACCTCGGTCCCCCGCTTCCGCGCGGGCCAGGGCTTCAAGGACCTGGTGAGCGGCTCGAAGAAGCTCCCCAAGAACGACGTGGCCGTCAAGAAGGCCCCCAAGGGCAGCCTCTCGGGCGGATCTTCCGCCGCCCGTACGACGGTGAAGGCCGCCGCCGCCAAGAAGTCGGCCGCCAAGAAGGCCACGGCGAAGAAGGCCACCGCCAAGAAGACCACCGCGACGGCGAAGAAGACGACCGCGGCAGCCAAGAAGACCACGGCCAAGAAGACGACCGCGACGGCGAAGAAGACGTCCGCGGCCGCGAAGAAGGCGACCCCGGCCAAGAAGGCCACGGCCACCGCCAAGAAGACCGCGCCCGCCAAGAAGGCCACGGCGAAGAAGGCGCCCGCCAAGAAGACCACGGCGCGCAAGACCACGGCCAAGAAGGCCACCGCACGGAAGAAGTGA
- a CDS encoding 1-acyl-sn-glycerol-3-phosphate acyltransferase: MSRRRIGFWYRLAAVIAKPPLVVLFKRDWRGMENVPADGGFISAINHNSYLDPLSYGHFQYNTGRVPRFLAKAGLFRTPFVGMMLRGTGQIPVYRETTNALDAFRAAVEAIERGECVAFYPEGTLTRDPGMWPMAGKTGAARVALMTKAPVIPVAQWGANEVMPPYAKENKLRLFPRKTLRVQAGPPVDLSRFHGLEPTPEVLREATEVIMAAITRQLEDLRGEQAPAEPYDHRKARAEQRRKAQGKGST; this comes from the coding sequence GTGTCCCGCCGCAGAATCGGCTTCTGGTACCGCCTGGCGGCGGTCATCGCCAAGCCGCCACTGGTGGTTCTGTTCAAGCGCGACTGGCGGGGGATGGAGAACGTTCCGGCCGACGGCGGATTCATCAGCGCCATCAACCACAACTCCTATCTGGACCCGCTCTCCTACGGTCATTTCCAGTACAACACCGGGCGGGTGCCCAGGTTCCTGGCGAAGGCCGGCCTCTTCCGCACCCCGTTCGTCGGGATGATGCTGCGCGGCACCGGCCAGATCCCCGTCTACCGCGAGACCACCAACGCCCTGGACGCCTTCCGCGCCGCCGTGGAGGCCATCGAGCGGGGCGAGTGCGTCGCCTTCTACCCCGAGGGCACCCTGACCCGCGACCCCGGCATGTGGCCGATGGCCGGGAAGACCGGGGCCGCCCGGGTCGCCCTGATGACCAAGGCGCCCGTCATCCCGGTCGCCCAGTGGGGCGCGAACGAGGTGATGCCGCCCTACGCCAAGGAGAACAAGCTCCGCCTGTTCCCCCGCAAGACGCTGCGGGTGCAGGCCGGACCGCCCGTCGACCTCAGCCGCTTCCACGGCCTGGAGCCGACGCCCGAGGTGCTCCGCGAGGCGACCGAGGTCATCATGGCCGCGATCACGCGCCAGCTGGAGGACCTGCGCGGCGAGCAGGCGCCCGCCGAGCCCTACGATCACCGCAAAGCCCGTGCTGAACAACGGCGCAAGGCCCAGGGAAAGGGATCCACGTGA
- a CDS encoding DUF3515 domain-containing protein — protein sequence MTSSARRSPRSIFLGPSAAVLVLAAAGCSLSDARPSVPVPTPSEEAAAYCEALHEELPETILELERSDPSPDSELTAGWGDGAIVLRCGVPRPAKMDDPQSEGVEADGVQWMLEQPEGSGPRFTTTYRKAYVEVTLDSTYAHDITPLASFAGPVAKTVPGKF from the coding sequence GTGACGTCATCCGCCCGCCGTTCCCCCCGCTCGATATTCCTCGGTCCGTCCGCTGCCGTGCTCGTGCTGGCCGCGGCGGGCTGTTCCCTCAGCGACGCCCGGCCCTCGGTACCGGTTCCCACACCGTCCGAGGAGGCCGCCGCGTACTGCGAAGCCCTGCACGAGGAACTGCCGGAGACGATCCTCGAACTGGAACGCAGTGACCCCTCCCCCGATTCGGAGCTGACCGCCGGCTGGGGGGACGGGGCGATCGTACTGCGCTGCGGGGTCCCCCGGCCCGCGAAGATGGACGACCCGCAGTCCGAGGGGGTCGAGGCGGACGGGGTGCAGTGGATGCTGGAGCAGCCCGAAGGCTCCGGTCCGCGGTTCACCACCACGTACCGCAAGGCGTACGTCGAGGTCACGCTGGATTCGACGTACGCCCACGACATCACGCCGCTGGCCTCGTTCGCCGGCCCCGTCGCGAAGACGGTGCCCGGGAAGTTCTGA
- the leuC gene encoding 3-isopropylmalate dehydratase large subunit — protein MGRTLAEKVWDDHVVRRAEGEPDLLFIDLHLLHEVTSPQAFDGLRQAGRPVRRLDLTIATEDHNTPTLDIDKPIADPVSRAQLETLRKNCADFGVRLHPLGDVEQGVVHVVGPQLGLTQPGTTVVCGDSHTSTHGAFGALAFGIGTSQVEHVLATQTLPLARPRTMAITVEGELPDEVTAKDLILAIIARIGTGGGQGYILEYRGSAIEKLSMEARMTICNMSIEAGARAGMIAPDATTFDYLKGRDHAPQGEDWDAAVAYWKTLRSDDDAVFDAEVVIDAAQLAPFVTWGTNPGQGAPLSASVPDPASYEDASERHAAEKALEYMGLTAGQPLREISVDTVFVGSCTNGRIEDLRNAASVLDGRKVADGVRMLVVPGSVRVALQAVSEGLDKVFTEAGAEWRHAGCSMCLGMNPDQLAPGERSASTSNRNFEGRQGKGGRTHLVSPQVAAATAVLGRLASPADLSDARTPAGVR, from the coding sequence ATGGGTAGGACACTCGCGGAGAAGGTCTGGGACGACCATGTTGTCCGGCGCGCCGAGGGCGAGCCCGATCTTCTCTTCATCGATCTGCACCTGCTGCACGAGGTGACCAGCCCGCAGGCCTTCGACGGACTGCGGCAGGCCGGACGCCCGGTGCGGCGCCTCGACCTCACCATCGCCACCGAGGACCACAACACCCCGACCCTCGACATCGACAAGCCGATCGCCGACCCCGTCTCGCGCGCCCAGCTGGAGACGCTGCGCAAGAACTGCGCGGACTTCGGCGTCCGGCTGCACCCGCTGGGCGACGTCGAGCAGGGCGTCGTGCACGTGGTCGGCCCCCAGCTGGGGCTGACCCAGCCCGGCACCACCGTGGTCTGCGGCGACTCCCACACCTCCACGCACGGCGCGTTCGGGGCGCTGGCCTTCGGCATCGGCACCAGCCAGGTGGAGCACGTCCTGGCCACCCAGACGCTGCCCCTGGCCCGCCCGCGGACCATGGCCATCACGGTCGAGGGCGAACTGCCCGACGAGGTCACCGCGAAGGACCTGATCCTGGCGATCATCGCCCGGATCGGCACCGGCGGCGGCCAGGGCTACATCCTCGAATACCGCGGCTCCGCCATCGAGAAGCTCTCGATGGAGGCCCGGATGACCATCTGCAACATGTCGATCGAGGCGGGCGCCCGCGCCGGCATGATCGCCCCCGACGCCACGACCTTCGACTACCTCAAGGGCCGCGACCACGCCCCGCAGGGCGAGGACTGGGACGCCGCCGTCGCGTACTGGAAGACTCTGCGCTCCGACGACGACGCCGTGTTCGACGCCGAGGTCGTCATCGACGCCGCCCAACTGGCGCCGTTCGTCACCTGGGGCACCAACCCCGGTCAGGGCGCGCCGCTGTCGGCCAGCGTCCCCGACCCGGCTTCGTACGAGGACGCCTCGGAGCGCCACGCGGCCGAAAAGGCCCTGGAGTACATGGGGTTGACCGCGGGACAGCCGCTGCGCGAGATCAGCGTCGACACCGTCTTCGTAGGTTCGTGCACCAACGGCCGTATCGAGGACCTGCGCAACGCGGCCTCGGTCCTGGACGGCCGCAAAGTCGCCGACGGGGTACGGATGCTGGTCGTCCCCGGCTCGGTGCGGGTCGCGCTCCAGGCCGTTTCCGAGGGTCTGGACAAGGTCTTCACCGAGGCCGGCGCCGAATGGCGGCACGCGGGCTGCTCGATGTGCCTCGGCATGAACCCCGACCAGCTGGCCCCCGGCGAGCGCTCCGCCTCCACCTCGAACCGCAACTTCGAGGGCAGGCAGGGCAAGGGCGGCCGCACCCACCTGGTCTCGCCCCAGGTCGCCGCCGCCACCGCGGTGCTGGGCCGTCTGGCCTCGCCCGCCGATCTGTCCGACGCCCGTACCCCCGCCGGAGTCCGATAG
- the thiD gene encoding bifunctional hydroxymethylpyrimidine kinase/phosphomethylpyrimidine kinase, whose protein sequence is MPLRTAIPPRVLTVAGSDSGGGAGIQADLKTMLALGVHGMSVLTAVTAQNSLGVQGAWELPVDAVRAQYRSVVDDIGVQAVKTGMLASAALVETVAELLAGTDAPVVVDPVGVSKHGDALLAAEALDSVRSALLPVATVATPNLDEVTQLTGVRVTDESGMRRAAGQILGFGPRWVVIKGGHLPGEAVDLLTDGSAEHWLRAPRHDNRHTHGTGCTLASAIASGLALGMDVPTAVQGAKTYVTGAIEAGFPLGGGIGPVDHGWLTRPAG, encoded by the coding sequence ATGCCCCTACGTACCGCGATACCGCCCCGTGTGCTCACCGTCGCCGGATCCGACTCCGGCGGCGGTGCGGGGATCCAGGCCGACCTGAAGACGATGCTCGCCCTCGGCGTGCACGGCATGAGCGTGCTCACCGCCGTCACCGCACAGAACTCCCTCGGCGTCCAGGGCGCGTGGGAGCTTCCGGTGGACGCCGTACGCGCCCAGTACCGCAGCGTCGTCGACGACATCGGCGTCCAGGCCGTGAAGACCGGCATGCTCGCCTCCGCCGCGCTCGTGGAGACCGTCGCCGAACTCCTCGCCGGAACCGACGCCCCCGTCGTCGTCGACCCGGTCGGCGTCTCCAAGCACGGGGACGCACTGCTCGCCGCCGAGGCCCTCGACTCCGTACGGTCCGCACTGCTCCCCGTTGCCACCGTCGCCACCCCGAACCTCGACGAAGTGACCCAGCTCACCGGCGTCCGGGTCACCGACGAGAGCGGGATGCGCCGGGCCGCCGGACAGATCCTCGGCTTCGGACCGCGCTGGGTCGTCATCAAGGGCGGCCATCTGCCCGGGGAGGCGGTGGACCTGCTCACCGACGGGAGCGCGGAGCACTGGCTGCGCGCCCCCCGGCACGACAACCGCCACACCCACGGCACCGGCTGCACGCTGGCCTCCGCCATCGCCTCCGGGCTCGCGCTCGGGATGGACGTCCCCACGGCGGTCCAGGGTGCGAAGACCTACGTCACCGGCGCGATCGAGGCCGGCTTCCCGCTCGGCGGCGGCATCGGCCCCGTCGACCACGGCTGGCTGACCCGCCCGGCCGGCTGA
- a CDS encoding thiamine-phosphate kinase, which produces MKGTVGELGEFGLIRELTSRLTTTPAVRLGPGDDAAVVAAPDRRVVASTDILLEGRHFRRDWSTAYDVGRKAAAQNLADIAAMGAVPTALLLGLVVPAELPVTWAAELMDGLRDECQVAGAAVVGGDVVGGDTITVSITALGDLRNHEPVTRGGARPGDVVAVTGWLGWSAAGYAVLSRGFRSPRAFVEAHRRPEPPYHAGPAAAGLGATAMTDVSDGLVADLGHIAEASKCRIDLRSGLIDIPSQMSDIGQAVGVDPLQWVLTGGEDHAIVATFPPDAKLPARWKVIGEVLNPSALPQVTVDGAPWTSKGGWDHFGSIEDVHPPR; this is translated from the coding sequence GTGAAGGGAACCGTGGGCGAGTTGGGGGAGTTCGGGCTCATCAGGGAGCTCACGTCCCGGCTCACCACCACTCCGGCGGTACGGCTGGGGCCCGGCGACGACGCCGCGGTCGTGGCCGCCCCCGACCGCAGGGTCGTGGCCAGTACGGACATCCTGCTGGAAGGGCGGCACTTCCGCCGCGACTGGTCGACGGCGTACGACGTCGGCCGCAAGGCCGCCGCCCAGAACCTCGCCGACATCGCGGCGATGGGCGCCGTGCCCACCGCGCTGCTGCTCGGCCTCGTCGTCCCCGCCGAGCTTCCCGTCACCTGGGCCGCCGAGCTGATGGACGGACTCCGCGACGAATGCCAGGTGGCGGGCGCGGCCGTGGTCGGCGGCGATGTGGTGGGCGGCGACACGATCACCGTCTCCATCACCGCACTCGGCGACCTGCGCAACCACGAACCGGTCACCCGGGGCGGCGCCCGCCCCGGTGACGTCGTCGCGGTCACCGGCTGGCTCGGCTGGTCCGCGGCCGGCTACGCGGTGCTCTCCCGCGGTTTCCGCTCGCCCCGCGCCTTCGTCGAGGCCCACCGCCGCCCCGAACCGCCGTACCACGCGGGACCGGCGGCCGCCGGGCTCGGCGCCACCGCGATGACCGACGTCAGCGACGGGCTCGTCGCCGACCTCGGACACATCGCGGAGGCCAGCAAGTGCCGCATCGACCTGCGCTCCGGGCTCATCGACATCCCCTCGCAGATGTCCGACATCGGCCAGGCCGTCGGCGTCGACCCGCTCCAGTGGGTGCTGACCGGGGGCGAGGACCACGCGATCGTGGCGACCTTCCCGCCCGACGCCAAGCTCCCCGCCCGCTGGAAGGTCATCGGCGAGGTCCTCAATCCCTCCGCCCTGCCCCAGGTCACCGTCGACGGCGCCCCCTGGACCAGCAAGGGCGGCTGGGACCACTTCGGCTCGATCGAGGACGTCCACCCGCCCCGGTGA
- a CDS encoding Lrp/AsnC ligand binding domain-containing protein → MVQAYILIQTEVGKASIVAETISRIPGVIQAEDVTGPYDVIVRAQADTVDELGRMVVAKVQQVEGITRTLTCPVVHL, encoded by the coding sequence GTGGTACAGGCGTACATCCTCATTCAGACCGAGGTGGGCAAGGCGTCGATCGTCGCCGAGACCATCTCCAGGATTCCGGGAGTCATCCAGGCAGAGGACGTCACCGGTCCGTACGACGTGATCGTGCGGGCCCAGGCGGACACGGTCGACGAGCTCGGCCGCATGGTGGTCGCCAAGGTGCAGCAGGTGGAAGGCATCACACGGACCCTGACCTGCCCGGTCGTCCACCTCTGA
- a CDS encoding D-alanine--D-alanine ligase family protein: protein MSSENLPQSPEHAESPEPHRRKPRVAVVFGGRSSEHGISVVTAGAVMKAIDRTKYDVLPIGITTDGRWALTADEPERMAIIDRKVPDVDRLTESAEGSVVLSVDPGSREVVYTEPGAVPKALGEVDVVFPVLHGPYGEDGTLQGLLELSGVPYVGAGVLASAVGQDKEYMKRVFISYGLPVGPYEVVRPREWDNDPAAARKRIVDFAGEHGWPLFIKPARGGSSMGITKVDDLSGLDAAIEEARRHDPKFLVESLLRGREIECGVLEFEDGPRASVPAEIPPVTAHDFYDFEAKYIDSATGLVPAPLTEEQTAEVRRLAVAAFDAVSCEGLVRADFFLTEDGTFVINEINTLPGFTPISMYPRMWQESGVSYPELVDRLIQAALTRSTGLR, encoded by the coding sequence ATGAGCAGCGAGAACCTCCCCCAGAGCCCTGAGCACGCCGAGAGCCCTGAGCCGCACCGCCGCAAACCCCGGGTGGCTGTCGTGTTCGGCGGGCGCAGCTCCGAACACGGCATCTCGGTCGTCACGGCCGGCGCCGTCATGAAGGCCATCGACCGGACGAAGTACGACGTCCTGCCGATCGGCATCACGACGGACGGCCGCTGGGCGCTCACCGCCGACGAGCCCGAACGCATGGCCATCATCGACCGCAAGGTCCCCGACGTGGACCGGCTCACCGAGTCCGCCGAGGGCAGCGTCGTGCTCTCCGTCGACCCGGGCAGCCGCGAGGTCGTCTACACCGAGCCCGGCGCGGTGCCCAAGGCGCTGGGCGAGGTCGACGTCGTCTTCCCCGTGCTGCACGGCCCGTACGGCGAGGACGGCACCCTCCAGGGACTCCTCGAACTCTCCGGTGTGCCCTACGTCGGCGCGGGTGTCCTCGCCTCCGCCGTCGGCCAGGACAAGGAGTACATGAAGCGCGTCTTCATCTCCTACGGGCTGCCCGTCGGCCCCTACGAGGTCGTCCGGCCCCGCGAGTGGGACAACGACCCCGCCGCCGCCCGCAAGCGGATCGTGGACTTCGCCGGCGAGCACGGCTGGCCGCTGTTCATCAAGCCCGCCCGCGGCGGCTCCTCGATGGGAATCACCAAGGTCGACGACCTCTCCGGCCTCGACGCGGCGATCGAGGAGGCCCGCCGCCACGACCCGAAGTTCCTCGTCGAGTCGCTCCTGCGCGGCCGGGAGATCGAGTGCGGCGTGCTGGAGTTCGAGGACGGCCCGCGCGCCAGCGTGCCCGCCGAGATCCCGCCGGTCACCGCGCACGACTTCTACGACTTCGAGGCCAAGTACATCGACTCGGCCACGGGTCTGGTGCCGGCGCCGCTCACCGAGGAGCAGACCGCCGAGGTGCGGCGGCTCGCCGTCGCCGCCTTCGACGCGGTCTCCTGCGAGGGCCTCGTGCGCGCCGACTTCTTCCTCACGGAGGACGGCACCTTCGTGATCAACGAGATCAACACCCTGCCGGGCTTCACCCCGATCTCCATGTACCCGCGCATGTGGCAGGAGAGCGGTGTGAGCTACCCGGAACTGGTCGACCGGCTGATCCAGGCCGCGTTGACCCGCTCCACCGGACTGCGCTGA
- the ndgR gene encoding IclR family transcriptional regulator NdgR, translated as MDNSSGVGVLDKAALVLSALESGPATLAGLVAATGLARPTAHRLAVALEHHRMVARDMQGRFILGPRLSELAAAAGEDRLLATAGPVLTHLRDITGESAQLYRRQGDMRICVAAAERLSGLRDTVPVGSTLTMKAGSSAQILMAWEEPERLHRGLQGARFTATALSGVRRRGWAQSIGEREPGVASVSAPVRGPSNRVVAAVSISGPIERLTRHPGRLHAQAVIDSAARLTEALRRSG; from the coding sequence ATGGACAACTCTAGCGGCGTCGGCGTTCTCGACAAGGCAGCTCTGGTATTGAGCGCCCTGGAGTCCGGTCCGGCCACCCTCGCCGGGCTGGTCGCGGCGACCGGGCTCGCACGGCCCACGGCCCACCGTCTGGCCGTGGCACTGGAACACCACCGGATGGTGGCGAGGGACATGCAGGGCCGGTTCATTCTCGGCCCCCGGCTGTCGGAACTGGCAGCCGCGGCGGGCGAGGACCGCCTGCTGGCCACGGCCGGACCGGTGCTCACCCACCTGCGCGACATCACCGGCGAGAGCGCACAGCTCTACCGCCGGCAGGGCGACATGCGCATCTGCGTGGCGGCGGCGGAACGGCTGTCCGGACTCCGGGACACGGTGCCGGTCGGCTCCACGCTCACGATGAAGGCGGGCTCCTCCGCGCAGATCCTGATGGCCTGGGAGGAGCCGGAGCGCCTGCACCGCGGCCTCCAGGGCGCCCGGTTCACGGCGACGGCGCTCTCCGGCGTACGGCGGCGGGGCTGGGCCCAGTCGATCGGCGAGCGGGAGCCGGGCGTCGCCTCGGTCTCCGCCCCGGTGCGCGGCCCGTCGAACCGGGTGGTCGCCGCGGTCTCGATCTCCGGGCCGATCGAGCGGCTGACCCGTCACCCGGGCCGGCTGCACGCCCAGGCGGTCATCGACTCGGCGGCACGGCTGACCGAGGCCCTGCGCCGCAGCGGCTGA
- the leuD gene encoding 3-isopropylmalate dehydratase small subunit, protein MEAFTTHTGRVVPLRRSNVDTDQIIPAHWLKKVTRDGFEDGLFEAWRNDESFVLNRPERAGASVLVAGPDFGTGSSREHAVWALQNYGFKTVISSRFADIFRGNSLKNGLLTVVLEQKVVDALWELTEADPTAEVTVDLEARQVRADGITAAFELDENARWRLLNGLDDISLTLQNEADIAAYEAARPAFKPRTIAA, encoded by the coding sequence ATGGAAGCCTTCACCACGCACACCGGCCGGGTCGTCCCGCTGCGCCGCAGCAACGTCGACACCGACCAGATCATCCCCGCCCACTGGCTGAAGAAGGTCACCCGCGACGGGTTCGAGGACGGCCTCTTCGAAGCCTGGCGCAACGACGAGAGCTTCGTCCTCAACCGCCCCGAACGCGCAGGCGCCTCGGTCCTGGTCGCCGGCCCCGACTTCGGTACGGGCTCCTCCCGCGAACACGCGGTCTGGGCCCTGCAGAACTACGGTTTCAAGACGGTCATCTCCTCCCGCTTCGCCGACATCTTCCGGGGCAACTCGCTGAAGAACGGCCTGCTCACCGTGGTGCTGGAGCAGAAGGTCGTCGACGCCCTCTGGGAGCTGACGGAGGCCGACCCGACCGCCGAGGTGACCGTCGACCTGGAGGCCCGCCAGGTCCGCGCCGACGGGATCACCGCCGCCTTCGAGCTGGACGAGAACGCCCGCTGGCGCCTGCTGAACGGCCTCGACGACATCAGCCTCACCCTTCAGAACGAAGCGGACATCGCCGCGTACGAGGCGGCTCGGCCCGCCTTCAAGCCGCGTACCATTGCCGCCTGA
- a CDS encoding NAD(P)H-dependent glycerol-3-phosphate dehydrogenase, whose product MTHPVKAAVFGTGSWGTAFAVILADAGCDVTLWGRRAEVAEAINTTHTNRDYLPGIALPDSVRATTDAAEALRGAEFAFLVVPSQTLRANLADWAPHLGPDTVLVSLMKGVELGTAELMSEVIADVTKVSADRIAVVSGPNLAKEIAERRPAAAVVACSDESVAQRLQAACHTAYFRPYTNTDVVGCELGGAVKNVIGLAVGIADGMGLGDNTKGSLITRGLAETTRLGLAMGADPLTFSGLAGLGDLVATCSSPLSRNHTFGTNLGRGMTLQETIAVTKQTAEGVKSCESVLDLARRHGVDMPITETVVSIVHEGKSPVVAVKELMSRSAKAERR is encoded by the coding sequence GTGACGCACCCCGTAAAAGCGGCCGTCTTCGGAACCGGCTCATGGGGTACGGCCTTCGCCGTGATCCTCGCCGACGCGGGCTGCGACGTCACCCTCTGGGGCCGTCGCGCCGAGGTCGCCGAGGCCATCAACACCACGCACACCAATCGGGACTACCTCCCGGGCATCGCGCTCCCCGACTCCGTCCGCGCCACCACCGACGCCGCCGAGGCCCTGCGCGGCGCGGAGTTCGCCTTCCTCGTCGTGCCCTCCCAGACGCTGCGCGCCAACCTCGCCGACTGGGCCCCGCACCTGGGGCCGGACACCGTCCTGGTCTCCCTGATGAAGGGCGTCGAGCTGGGCACCGCCGAGCTGATGAGCGAGGTGATCGCGGACGTCACCAAGGTCTCCGCCGACCGCATCGCCGTCGTCTCGGGCCCCAACCTGGCCAAGGAGATCGCGGAGCGCCGCCCCGCCGCGGCCGTCGTCGCCTGCTCCGACGAGTCCGTCGCCCAGCGCCTCCAGGCCGCCTGCCACACCGCGTACTTCCGCCCGTACACCAACACCGACGTGGTCGGCTGCGAGCTCGGCGGCGCCGTGAAGAACGTCATCGGCCTCGCCGTCGGCATCGCGGACGGCATGGGTCTCGGCGACAACACCAAGGGTTCCCTGATCACCCGGGGCCTCGCCGAGACCACCCGACTGGGTCTGGCCATGGGCGCGGACCCGCTGACGTTCTCCGGGCTCGCCGGTCTGGGCGACCTGGTGGCCACCTGCTCCTCGCCGCTCTCGCGGAACCACACCTTCGGCACCAACCTCGGCCGCGGCATGACGCTCCAGGAGACGATCGCCGTCACCAAGCAGACCGCCGAAGGCGTCAAGTCCTGCGAATCGGTCCTCGACCTGGCCCGCAGGCACGGCGTCGACATGCCCATCACCGAGACGGTCGTCTCGATCGTCCACGAGGGCAAGTCGCCGGTCGTCGCGGTCAAGGAGCTGATGTCGCGGAGCGCCAAGGCCGAGCGACGCTGA